In a genomic window of Streptomyces koelreuteriae:
- a CDS encoding aminopeptidase P family protein: MTVAEELSETPETAEEEPIKQRKNGLYPGVSDELAENMKSGWADTELRDLQPVAQAAETAARRAALSARFPGERLVIPAGNLKTRSNDTEYAFRASVEYAYLTGNQTEDGVLVLEPKDEGHEATIYLLPRSDRENGEFWLDGQGELWVGRRHSLTEAEQLYGIPASDVRELAGALGEATGPVRVVRGYDAGIEAALTDKVTAERDEELRVFLSEARLVKDDFEVGELQKAVDSTVRGFEDVVKVLDKAEATSERYIEGTFFLRARVEGNDVGYGTIAAAGPHACTLHWVRNDGPVRSGDLLLLDAGVETHTYYTADVTRTLPVNGRFDELQKKIYDAVYEAQEAGIAAVQPGAKYRDFHDAAQRVLAEKLVEWGLVEGPVERVLGLGLQRRWTLHGTGHMLGMDVHDCAAARTETYVDGVLEPGMCLTVEPGLYFQADDLTVPEEYRGIGVRIEDDILVTESGNRNLSAALPRRSDEVEAWMASVKG; this comes from the coding sequence ATGACCGTGGCGGAGGAGCTCTCGGAGACCCCGGAGACTGCCGAAGAAGAGCCGATCAAGCAGCGGAAGAACGGACTGTACCCCGGCGTGTCCGACGAGCTTGCCGAGAACATGAAGAGCGGCTGGGCCGACACCGAGCTGCGTGACCTCCAGCCCGTCGCCCAGGCCGCCGAGACCGCCGCCCGCCGGGCCGCGCTGTCCGCGCGCTTCCCGGGCGAGCGTCTGGTGATCCCCGCGGGCAACCTGAAGACCCGCTCGAACGACACCGAGTACGCCTTCCGCGCCTCCGTCGAGTACGCCTACCTCACCGGCAACCAGACGGAGGACGGCGTCCTCGTCCTGGAGCCCAAGGACGAGGGCCACGAGGCGACGATCTACCTTCTGCCGCGTTCCGACCGGGAGAACGGCGAGTTCTGGCTGGACGGCCAGGGCGAGCTGTGGGTCGGCCGCCGCCACTCCCTGACCGAGGCGGAGCAGCTCTACGGCATCCCCGCCTCCGATGTGCGCGAGCTGGCCGGGGCGCTGGGCGAGGCCACCGGTCCGGTGCGGGTCGTACGCGGGTACGACGCCGGCATCGAGGCCGCGCTGACCGACAAGGTCACCGCCGAGCGCGACGAGGAGCTGCGGGTCTTCCTCTCCGAGGCGCGGCTGGTCAAGGACGACTTCGAGGTCGGCGAGCTGCAGAAGGCGGTCGACTCGACCGTGCGCGGCTTCGAGGACGTGGTGAAGGTCCTCGACAAGGCCGAGGCGACCTCCGAGCGCTACATCGAGGGCACCTTCTTCCTCCGCGCGCGCGTGGAGGGCAACGACGTCGGCTACGGCACGATCGCCGCGGCCGGACCGCACGCCTGCACGCTGCACTGGGTGCGCAACGACGGGCCCGTGCGCTCGGGCGATCTGCTGCTGCTCGACGCGGGCGTGGAGACGCACACGTACTACACGGCGGACGTCACGCGCACGCTGCCGGTCAACGGGCGGTTCGACGAGCTCCAGAAGAAGATCTACGACGCGGTGTACGAGGCTCAGGAGGCCGGGATCGCGGCCGTGCAGCCGGGCGCGAAGTACCGGGACTTCCACGATGCCGCGCAGCGGGTGCTGGCGGAGAAGCTGGTCGAGTGGGGGCTCGTCGAGGGGCCGGTGGAGCGGGTGCTGGGGCTGGGGCTGCAGCGGCGGTGGACGCTGCACGGCACGGGTCACATGCTCGGCATGGATGTGCACGACTGCGCTGCCGCGCGGACCGAGACGTATGTCGACGGTGTGCTGGAGCCGGGGATGTGCCTGACCGTCGAGCCCGGGTTGTACTTCCAGGCCGACGATCTGACCGTGCCGGAGGAGTACCGGGGTATCGGGGTGCGGATCGAGGACGACATCCTCGTGACCGAGAGCGGTAACCGGAACCTGAGCGCGGCGCTGCCCCGGCGGTCGGATGAAGTCGAGGCGTGGATGGCCTCCGTCAAGGGTTGA
- a CDS encoding PP2C family protein-serine/threonine phosphatase, which yields MLDISSRVRVHVETLLAAQNDMGVCDAFEQYAPVGRPETMNAPHPPKVAGIDSTVPAPAHTVAPGAPGTSPVVPANPPAPPGAVLQDRLAGLVSDLTTLHELTERLARTAALDEALQEVLRAGAALVGARRGLVVLEPGDGLGPDTTIGLGLARADLGHIETVPRSALSYGRILDGLPGGEDGIAEPDLFAVEGLDPRHREVAARLGYAASYALPLRTGTTGRLGAAVWLYDEPAEPGERPRHLVGLYAKYAAEHLARLLELERTRTAMATMSDELLPARLPRVSGVQLAARHRTGPRGGGDWYDALPLPDAALGLAVGSVTGSGPSAVAAMGRLRASLRAYAVMEGEDPVAVLSDLELLLRLTEPARSATALFGYCEPAARKITLAGAGHSPPLLIGQRRTEFVETSVSAPLGMLACWEAPSVEVLAEPGETVLLYTDGLLHRTGEATDRAFARLHAAAAAVPRALRHDPGAIADHVLRSVLPDGLDAAEGAEDVVLLAVRFE from the coding sequence ATGCTGGACATCTCCTCACGAGTGCGTGTACATGTGGAGACACTGCTGGCGGCGCAGAATGACATGGGGGTTTGCGATGCTTTTGAGCAGTACGCGCCGGTCGGAAGGCCGGAGACCATGAACGCCCCGCACCCTCCGAAAGTGGCCGGAATCGATTCAACGGTTCCTGCACCCGCACACACTGTCGCGCCCGGCGCGCCGGGTACCTCCCCGGTTGTTCCCGCAAACCCCCCGGCCCCGCCCGGCGCGGTACTGCAGGACCGTCTCGCCGGCTTGGTCTCCGACCTCACCACTCTCCACGAGCTGACCGAGCGCCTGGCCCGTACGGCCGCGCTCGACGAGGCGCTCCAGGAAGTGCTGCGGGCCGGTGCCGCCCTCGTGGGCGCCCGGCGCGGCCTCGTCGTGCTGGAACCCGGCGACGGCCTCGGCCCGGACACCACCATCGGCCTCGGCCTGGCCCGAGCCGACCTCGGTCACATCGAGACCGTGCCGCGCAGCGCCCTGTCCTACGGCCGGATCCTCGACGGGCTGCCGGGCGGCGAGGACGGGATCGCCGAGCCCGACCTGTTCGCCGTGGAGGGGCTCGACCCCCGCCACCGCGAGGTCGCGGCCCGCCTCGGCTACGCCGCCAGCTACGCCCTCCCCCTGCGCACCGGGACCACGGGCCGCCTCGGCGCCGCCGTCTGGCTCTACGACGAACCCGCCGAGCCGGGCGAGCGCCCGCGCCATCTCGTCGGCCTGTACGCCAAGTACGCCGCCGAACACCTCGCCCGGCTCCTGGAACTGGAGCGCACGCGCACGGCCATGGCGACGATGTCGGACGAGCTGCTGCCCGCGCGGCTGCCGCGGGTGTCCGGCGTGCAGCTCGCGGCCCGGCACCGCACCGGCCCGCGCGGCGGCGGCGACTGGTACGACGCGCTGCCGCTGCCCGACGCCGCCCTCGGCCTCGCTGTGGGCTCCGTCACCGGGTCGGGGCCCAGCGCGGTCGCGGCCATGGGCCGGCTGCGGGCCTCCCTGCGGGCGTACGCCGTGATGGAGGGCGAGGATCCGGTCGCGGTCCTGTCCGACCTGGAGCTGCTGCTGCGGCTGACCGAGCCGGCCCGCTCGGCCACCGCGCTGTTCGGATACTGCGAACCGGCCGCCCGCAAGATCACGCTGGCCGGTGCCGGGCACAGCCCGCCGCTGCTGATCGGACAGCGCCGCACGGAGTTCGTGGAGACCTCGGTCTCCGCCCCGCTGGGCATGCTCGCCTGCTGGGAAGCGCCGAGCGTGGAGGTCCTCGCCGAACCTGGAGAGACGGTTCTGCTGTACACCGACGGGCTGCTGCACCGCACCGGCGAGGCCACCGACCGCGCCTTCGCCCGGCTGCACGCGGCGGCTGCCGCGGTGCCGCGCGCGCTGCGGCACGACCCGGGCGCGATCGCCGACCACGTCCTGCGGAGCGTGCTGCCGGACGGGCTGGACGCGGCGGAGGGTGCGGAGGATGTCGTGCTGCTGGCGGTGCGCTTCGAGTAA
- a CDS encoding bifunctional DNA primase/polymerase translates to MREILGRRRRLLSKRGDGTPELIGSALTYATEWQWPVLPGVAADPQVAGRCGCPDPECTVPGAHPFDPGLLAATTDGRMIRWWWGNRPAAPIVMATGGKAPCAVSLPALPAARALEALDRMGMRLGPVVASPARWAILVKPYSMEQLGELLYAKDFVPGSLRFHSEGGYLALPPSETGQGEIRWERAPLPGSASPWVPDVEAVVDAVVEALTRTGVSAPEF, encoded by the coding sequence ATGCGCGAGATCCTCGGAAGGCGACGCAGGCTCCTGTCCAAGCGCGGTGACGGGACGCCTGAGCTGATCGGCTCGGCCCTGACCTACGCGACGGAATGGCAGTGGCCCGTACTCCCGGGCGTGGCGGCGGACCCGCAGGTGGCGGGCCGCTGCGGATGCCCCGACCCCGAGTGCACGGTGCCCGGCGCGCACCCCTTCGACCCCGGCCTCCTCGCGGCCACCACCGACGGACGCATGATCCGCTGGTGGTGGGGCAACCGGCCCGCGGCGCCGATCGTCATGGCCACCGGCGGCAAGGCGCCCTGCGCGGTCTCGCTGCCCGCCCTGCCGGCCGCCCGCGCCCTGGAGGCGCTCGACCGCATGGGCATGCGGCTCGGCCCGGTCGTCGCCTCCCCCGCCCGCTGGGCGATTCTTGTGAAGCCGTACTCCATGGAGCAGCTCGGCGAACTGCTCTACGCCAAGGACTTCGTGCCCGGCTCCCTCCGCTTCCACAGCGAGGGCGGCTATCTGGCCCTGCCGCCGTCCGAGACGGGCCAGGGCGAGATCCGCTGGGAGCGGGCGCCGCTGCCCGGCTCCGCCTCTCCGTGGGTGCCCGATGTCGAGGCCGTGGTGGACGCGGTGGTCGAAGCCCTCACTCGTACGGGTGTGAGCGCGCCCGAGTTCTAG